A DNA window from Centroberyx gerrardi isolate f3 chromosome 5, fCenGer3.hap1.cur.20231027, whole genome shotgun sequence contains the following coding sequences:
- the nelfcd gene encoding negative elongation factor C/D — protein sequence MDEEYYSTAGDWDTPESNMEDGYVEGENDGKVQEDCLQKFSSRDYIMEPAVFNTLKTYFQAGGSPEHVIQLLSENYSAVAQTVNLLAEWLIQMGVEPAQVQERVENHLKSLLIKHFDPQKADSIFTVEGETPAWLEQMIAHTTWRDLFYKLAEAHPDCLMLNFTVKLISDAGYQGEITSVSTACQQLEVFSRVLRTSLATLLDGGEENLEKNLPEFAKMVCHGEHTYLFAQAMMSILSQEEQGGSAMRRIGQEVQKSAHQRGHDASQITLALGTAAAYPRACQALGAMLSKGALNPADITVLFKMFSSMDPPPVELIRVPAFLDLFMQSLFKPGSKINQDHKHKYIHILAYAASVVETWKKNKRVNINKDELKSTSKAIETVHNLCCNENKGATELVAELSTLYQCIRFPVVAMGVLKWVDWTVSEPRYFQLQTDHTPVHLALLDEICTCHQLLHPQVLQLLIKLFETEHSQLDVMEQMELKKTLLDRMVHLLSRGYVLPVVGYIRKCLEKLNTDISLIRYFVTEVLDVIAPPYTSDFVQLFLPILENDSIAGTIRTEGEHDPVAEFIAHCKSNFIMIN from the exons ATGGACGAGGAATATTACAGCACTGCTGGAGACTGGGACACACCGGAGAGTAATATG gagGATGGTTATGTTGAAGGAGAAAATGATGGGAAAGTCCAGGAAGATTGTCTACAGAAATTCTCCAGCAGGGATTACATCATGGAGCCTGCAGTCTTCAACACCCTCAAAAC GTATTTCCAAGCAGGTGGCTCTCCAGAACATGTTATCCAGCTCCTGTCTGAAAACTACTCTGCTGTGGCCCAGACCGTCAACCTTCTGGCAGAGTGGCTGATCCAGATGG GTGTAGAGCCCGCTCAGGTCCAAGAGCGTGTGGAAAATCACCTCAAGAGTCTTCTGATAAAGCACTTTGACCCTCAGAAAGCAGATTCCATCTTTACTGTTGAGGGAGAG ACCCCAGCTTGGCTGGAGCAGATGATAGCCCACACTACATGGAGAGATCTCTTCTACAAGCTGGCCGAGGCTCACCCTGACTGCCTGATGCTCAACTTCACTGTAAAG ctgatTTCAGATGCAGGGTACCAGGGAGAGATCACCAGTGTGTCCACAGCCTGCCAGCAGCTCGAGGTTTTCTCCAGGGTGCTGAGGACGTCTCTGGCCACGCTGCTtgacggaggagaggaaaacctAGAGAAGAACCTGCCAGAATTTGCT AAGATGGTGTGTCACGGGGAGCACACCTACCTTTTCGCCCAGGCCATGATGTCCATCCTCTCTCAGGAGGAACAAGGCGGGTCGGCCATGCGTCGCATCGGCCAGGAGGTGCAGAAGTCGGCACATCAGAG AGGTCATGATGCCAGCCAGATCACGCTTGCGTTGGGTACAGCAGCAGCCTACCCCCGAGCCTGCCAAGCCCTGGGTGCCATGTTGTCCAAAGGAGCTCTCAATCCTGCTGACATCACGGTCCTGTTCAAGATGTTCAGCAGCATGGACCCGCCTCCTGTGGAGTTG atcCGAGTGCCTGCCTTTTTGGACCTGTTCATGCAGTCACTGTTTAAGCCTGGCTCAAAGATCAACCAGGaccataaacacaaatacattcacATCTTGGCCTATGCTGCCAGTGTGGTTGAGACGTGGAAAAAG AACAAGCGAGTCAACATAAATAAAGATGAGCTGAAGTCGACTTCCAAGGCCATAGAGACTGTGCACAACCTGTGCTGCAACGAGAACAAAGGTGCTACAGAACTGGTGGCTGAACTCAGCACTCTGTACCAGTGCATCCG GTTCCCGGTAGTTGCCATGGGCGTTTTGAAGTGGGTGGACTGGACAGTGTCTGAGCCTCGCTACTTTCAGCTCCAAACAGACCACACTCCAGTCCATTTGGCGCTGCTGGATGAG ATATGCACGTGTCACCAGCTACTACATCCCCAGGTTCTCCAGCTGCTTATCAAGCTTTTTGAGACGGAGCACTCCCAGCTAGACGTCatggagcag ATGGAGTTGAAGAAGACCCTGTTGGACCGAATGGTCCATCTGCTGAGTCGTGGCTACGTGCTGCCCGTAGTTGGCTACATCCGCAAGTGTCTGGAGAAACTCAACACGGACATCTCCCTTATTCGATACTTTGTCACGGAG GTGCTGGATGTGATCGCACCTCCCTACACGTCAGATTTCGTTCAGCTCTTCCTGCCCATCCTGGAGAACGACAGCATCGCAGGCACAATCCGCACAGAAGGAGAACATGACCCTGTTGCTGAGTTCATAG ctcaTTGCAAATCTAACTTCATCATGATCAACTGA